Proteins encoded in a region of the Saccharothrix ecbatanensis genome:
- a CDS encoding SRPBCC family protein encodes MTRFEVVANIAAPPQRVFDVSLEVEVHTASMSGSAERAVDGVTSGRLRPGDTVTWQATHFGLRWRMTSRISAFDPPRFFVDEQVRGPFKRWHHAHHFDPDGHGGTVMRDVIDFAAPLGPLGIAAERLVLNRYMPRLINLRNEHVKAIAER; translated from the coding sequence ATGACGCGATTCGAGGTCGTGGCCAACATCGCCGCGCCACCACAGCGGGTCTTCGACGTCTCGCTCGAAGTCGAGGTGCACACCGCTTCCATGTCGGGCTCCGCCGAGCGGGCCGTCGACGGCGTCACCTCCGGCCGCCTCCGACCCGGCGACACCGTCACCTGGCAGGCCACGCACTTCGGCCTGCGCTGGCGGATGACGTCCCGGATCAGCGCGTTCGACCCACCGCGGTTCTTCGTGGACGAGCAGGTGCGCGGGCCGTTCAAGCGCTGGCACCACGCGCACCACTTCGACCCGGACGGCCACGGCGGCACCGTGATGCGGGACGTGATCGACTTCGCCGCTCCGCTGGGTCCACTCGGCATCGCCGCGGAACGGCTGGTGCTCAACCGGTACATGCCCCGGCTGATCAACCTCCGCAACGAGCACGTGAAGGCCATTGCCGAGCGCTGA
- a CDS encoding ArsR/SmtB family transcription factor has translation MLNQVFHALADPSRRTMVERLTLGSASVSELAKPLAMSLPAVVQHLQVLEASGLVRTEKVGRVRTCHIVPTALRQAEQWITERRTTWESRLDRLDDYLKEQP, from the coding sequence GTGCTTAACCAAGTGTTCCACGCGCTCGCCGACCCGAGTCGGCGGACCATGGTCGAACGGCTGACCCTGGGCTCCGCGTCGGTCAGCGAACTGGCGAAGCCGTTGGCGATGTCCCTCCCGGCGGTGGTGCAGCACCTCCAGGTGCTGGAAGCCAGCGGCTTGGTGCGGACCGAGAAGGTCGGGCGGGTGCGGACGTGCCACATCGTGCCGACCGCCCTGCGCCAGGCCGAGCAGTGGATCACCGAGCGCCGAACGACCTGGGAAAGCCGGCTCGACCGGCTCGACGACTACCTCAAGGAGCAACCATGA